One Labeo rohita strain BAU-BD-2019 chromosome 12, IGBB_LRoh.1.0, whole genome shotgun sequence genomic region harbors:
- the erbb2 gene encoding receptor tyrosine-protein kinase erbB-2, whose protein sequence is MEADRSFGLVRVLLLLLGITATTGREVCLGTDMKLALPSSLENHYEMLRLLYTGCQVVHGNLEITHLQGSPDLSFLQGIVEVQGYVLIAHVSVRSVPLDNLRIIRGSQLYNSSYALAVHNNIHHSQTGLGLRELRLRSLTEILLGGVYILGNPQLCFPQNINWKDTVTTVENKLLHLQDIPKNCPVCSSACQPGGCWGETNQDCQTLTSVHCSSGCLRCKGPKPNDCCHVQCAAGCTGPKDTDCLACRHFNDSGTCKDNCPPPTIYDPNTFQSKPNKDKKFSFGATCVKQCPHNYLAMEVACTMVCPKANKEVITVEPDGQETQKCEKCEGECPKVCYGLGMGNLQGVSVVDASNIGMFVGCEKIYGSLAFLSDSFKVNAATNSSGLQLSDLEKLKTVEEITGYLYIDTWPDYLLDLSVFENLKVIRGRMLYKGVFSLGVQSLQIESLGLRSLRSVSGGIVLIHNNSRLCYTSSLPWNSLLHPTQGPNLISNNNQDQQTCVSEGKLCDPLCADAGCWGPGPSQCVSCVNYKRGTECVEQCNVLQGSVREFVDGLNCVPCHPECKPVNDSASCTGPGPDHCKECMHFQDGDVCVERCPSGVKEDQHTVWKYFNATGHCLPCETNCTVSCPLDDRGCPIQKKTGPGTTVAVTVGGVFLFIILLALLVFYLRRQKHHKKKETRRRMQQEHELVEPLTPSGAMPNQAQMRILKETELKKLRVLGSGAFGTVYKGVWAPDGENVKIPVAIKVLRENTSPKANKEILDEAYVMAGVASPYVCRLLGICLTSTVQLVTQLMPYGCLLDYVKENKDRIGSQYLLNWCVQIAKGMSYLEDVRLVHRDLAARNVLVKNPNHVKITDFGLARLLDIDEKEYHADGGKVPIKWMALESILHRKFTHQSDVWSYGVTVWELMTFGMKPYDLIPAREIPDLLERGERLPQPFICTADVYMIMVKCWMIDPDSRPRFKELVEEFTVMARDPPRYVVIMNDDQMSLSSPVDSEFFRTLLAEEGGNVKELLDAEEYLVPQTGGIFNTQGEMRANGPSRHHSHRSTDQGLEVDGMPSGRDLYSSVSTLGQSQYPTLPMRASANGMWTGTQYPPLVRSISHRSAGGQSDSVFVDGYVEDNGPPSSPCRYSKDPTIPNGIDGELETDGPVSFLSHTLPRGAHAQPEYVNQDVHCERPSTLPRKASERRFINGLYTGNSVENPEYLVPVHSITPISPAFDNPYYHDIAAKAQAVARASINGGTTHRQPNGYMTPTAENPEYLGLAETWSGQMEYT, encoded by the exons tatgTCTCGGGACCGATATGAAGTTGGCTTTACCCTCCAGTCTGgaaaatcattatgaaatgcTCAGGCTGCTGTACACGGGCTGCCAGGTGGTTCATGGTAACCTGGAGATCACACACTTGCAGGGAAGTCCAGATCTCTCCTTCCTGCAG GGGATTGTGGAGGTTCAGGGCTATGTGCTGATAGCTCACGTCTCAGTGCGTTCGGTTCCTCTGGACAATCTGCGAATCATTCGAGGCAGTCAGCTTTATAACTCCAGCTACGCTCTCGCTGTACATAACAACATTCATCACAGTCAGACAGGACTCGGCCTGAGAGAACTACGCCTTAGGAGTCTTACAG AAATCTTGCTTGGAGGAGTTTATATTTTGGGAAATCCTCAACTTTGCTTTCCTCAGAATATTAACTGGAAAGACACTGTTACTACAGTTGAAAACAAACTGCTGCATCTTCAAGATATCCCAAAGAACT gtcCTGTTTGTTCTTCAGCTTGTCAACCAGGCGGATGCTGGGGAGAAACAAATCAGGACTGCCAAACAT TGACCTCTGTACATTGCTCATCTGGCTGTTTGCGCTGTAAGGGTCCAAAACCCAACGACTGCTGTCATGTGCAGTGTGCTGCTGGCTGCACAGGGCCCAAAGACACTGACTGTCtg GCCTGTCGTCACTTCAATGACAGTGGGACATGTAAAGACAACTGCCCCCCACCCACCATCTACGACCCGAACACCTTTCAGTCCAAACCCAACAAGGACAAAAAGTTCAGCTTTGGAGCCACATGTGTTAAACAGTGTCCCC ATAATTATTTGGCAATGGAAGTGGCATGTACAATGGTTTGTCCCAAAGCTAACAAGGAAGTCATCACTGTTGAGCCAGATGGCCAAGAAACACAGAAATGTGAAAAGTGTGAAGGAGAGTGTCCAAAAG TGTGTTATGGACTAGGAATGGGAAACCTTCAAGGGGTGTCAGTGGTGGATGCCTCCAACATTGGCATGTTCGTTGGCTGTGAGAAAATCTACGGCAGTTTGGCTTTTCTTTCAGACTCCTTCAAAGT AAATGCAGCTACCAATTCATCTGGACTACAGTTGAGTGACCTGGAGAAGTTAAAGACAGTAGAAGAAATCACAG gaTATCTGTACATAGATACATGGCCAGATTATTTGCTTGATCTGAGTGTTTTTGAGAACTTGAAGGTGATCAGAGGAAGAATGCTTTACAA gGGTGTTTTCTCTTTGGGAGTTCAGTCTTTGCAGATCGAGTCTCTCGGGTTGCGTTCCTTGCGCAGTGTCAGTGGAGGCATAGTACTGATTCATAACAACTCAAGACTGTGTTACACCTCCTCTCTGCCCTGGAACTCGCTGCTCCACCCCACACAGGGACCTAACCTCATCAGCAATAACAACCAAGACCAGCAAACATGTG TTTCAGAGGGGAAATTATGTGACCCCCTGTGTGCGGATGCAGGCTGCTGGGGGCCAGGACCCAGTCAGTGTGTGTCATGTGTGAATTACAAACGTGGGACGGAGTGTGTGGAGCAGTGTAATGTCCTACAGGG GTCAGTGCGGGAGTTTGTGGATGGATTAAACTGTGTCCCTTGCCATCCGGAGTGTAAACCTGTCAATGACTCTGCCTCCTGTACAGGCCCA GGTCCAGATCACTGCAAGGAGTGTATGCACTTTCAAGATGGAGACGTGTGTGTCGAGCGCTGTCCCAGTGGGGTAAAAGAGGACCAGCACACTGTTTGGAAGTACTTCAATGCTACGGGACACTGTCTGCCCTGTGAGACCAACTGCACCGTCTC GTGTCCACTGGATGATAGGGGGTGCCCCATCCAAAAGAAAACTGG GCCTGGGACAACAGTTGCAGTCACAGTTGGTGGAGTGTTTCTTTTCATCATTTTGCTGGCGCTGCTGGTGTTTTACCTGCGACGACAGAAGCAccacaaaaagaaagaaaccagGAGGAGAATGCAACAGGAACACGAG CTGGTGGAGCCCCTGACCCCGAGTGGAGCGATGCCAAACCAGGCTCAGATGCGTATTCTCAAGGAGACAGAGCTGAAGAAACTCAGAGTGCTGGGTTCTGGAGCCTTTGGCACAGTCTATAAG GGTGTCTGGGCTCCTGATGGGGAGAACGTCAAGATCCCAGTGGCCATCAAAGTTTTGCGTGAGAACACCTCACCCAAAGCCAACAAAGAAATCTTGGAT GAGGCATATGTGATGGCGGGTGTCGCGAGCCCATATGTTTGCCGTTTGCTGGGTATCTGTCTGACATCAACAGTTCAGCTGGTTACTCAGCTCATGCCGTACGGGTGCTTGCTAGACTACgtcaaagagaacaaagacCGCATCGGTTCTCAGTACCTACTCAACTGGTGTGTACAGATTGCTAAG GGAATGAGTTACCTTGAAGATGTCAGGCTGGTTCACAGAGACCTTGCAGCTAGGAATGTTCTGGTCAAAAACCCAAACCATGTGAAAATCACAGACTTTGGGCTTGCCAGATTGCTGGACATAGATGAGAAGGAATACCACGCTGATGGGGGAAAG GTGCCGATCAAATGGATGGCGCTAGAGTCTATATTACACCGGAAGTTTACTCACCAAAGTGACGTATGGAGCTATG GGGTGACTGTGTGGGAGTTGATGACCTTTGGCATGAAGCCATATGACCTTATACCAGCGCGGGAAATTCCAGACCTACTGGAGAGGGGAGAGAGACTCCCTCAGCCGTTCATCTGTACCGCAGATGTATACATGATCATGGTCAAAT GTTGGATGATCGATCCTGACAGTCGACCACGATTCAAGGAGCTGGTGGAGGAGTTCACCGTCATGGCACGTGATCCCCCACGTTATGTAGTCATTATG AATGATGATCAGATGAGTCTGTCGAGTCCTGTTGATAGTGAGTTCTTCCGCACGTTGCTGGCAGAAGAGGGGGGGAATGTGAAGGAGTTACTAGATGCGGAAGAATACCTGGTGCCACAGACCGGCGGCATCTTCAACACACAGGGAGAAATGAGAGCCAACGGACCCAGCAGACACCACTCTCACCGG agtACAGATCAAGGCTTAGAGGTAGATGGTATGCCAAGCGGGAGGGATTTGTACTCTTCCGTCAGCACGCTGGGGCAAAGTCAGTACCCAACTCTTCCTATGAGGGCATCAGCCAATGGCATGTGGACTGGTACACAATACCCACCTCTGGTACGGAGCATATCACACCGTTCAGCTGGAGGCCAATCAGACTCAGTGTTTGTGGACGGTTACGTGGAGGACAATGGCCCTCCATCCAGTCCTTGCCGCTATTCTAAAGACCCCACCATCCCCAACGGCATAGATGGAGAGCTGGAGACTGACGGTCCTGTCAGTTTCCTTTCACACACACTGCCACGTGGAGCACATGCACAACCTG AGTATGTGAACCAGGACGTCCACTGTGAGCGTCCCAGCACGCTTCCACGCAAAGCGAGCGAGAGGAGATTCATCAACGGCCTTTATACAGGGAACAGTGTGGAGAACCCGGAATACCTGGTGCCAGTGCACAGCATCACACCCATTTCACCCGCCTTCGACAACCCCTACTATCATGATATTGCAGCTAAAGCTCAGGCGGTCGCCAGAGCGTCCATAAACGGAGGTACGACTCACAGGCAGCCCAATGGCTACATGACCCCCACAGCAGAAAACCCAGAGTACCTGGGCTTAGCAGAGACATGGAGCGGTCAGATGGAGTATACTTGA